The Methanosphaera stadtmanae DSM 3091 genome includes a window with the following:
- a CDS encoding Mrp/NBP35 family ATP-binding protein, whose product MAHEHGANLSEEDKKAMMEQNINITRNLANIKYKIAVMSGKGGVGKSTVAVNLAQAFNAMGLKTALYDVDIHGPNVPKMLGIEDKQLSVKGNKLIPVETDDGILVASMAFLIESNASPIIWRGPQKTGAIKQLISDVAWSNVDVMIFDNPPGTGDEPLTVLQMIPDLDAAVMVTTPSSVSEEDVTKCVSMTRMLNIKNIGLVENMSYLECPHCDERINLFGESKGKDFAEAMDVDYLGDLPFRTSVSESADIEEVPIVKSKPESDAAKGFMKIAQEIKSKYMNKD is encoded by the coding sequence ATGGCACACGAACATGGAGCTAATTTATCTGAAGAAGATAAAAAGGCTATGATGGAACAAAATATTAATATAACCCGTAATTTAGCAAATATTAAATATAAAATTGCTGTTATGAGTGGTAAAGGAGGAGTAGGAAAATCTACTGTAGCTGTTAATTTAGCCCAAGCATTTAATGCTATGGGATTAAAAACAGCACTTTATGATGTAGATATTCATGGACCAAACGTACCTAAAATGTTAGGTATTGAAGACAAACAACTTAGTGTAAAAGGAAATAAATTAATACCTGTTGAAACTGATGATGGTATTTTAGTAGCATCAATGGCTTTTCTTATAGAAAGTAATGCTTCCCCAATTATTTGGAGAGGACCACAAAAAACAGGTGCAATAAAACAATTAATTTCCGATGTTGCATGGAGTAATGTAGATGTTATGATCTTTGATAATCCTCCAGGTACTGGTGATGAACCTTTAACAGTATTACAAATGATTCCAGATTTAGATGCTGCTGTTATGGTTACAACACCAAGTTCTGTATCAGAAGAAGATGTGACTAAATGTGTTTCAATGACTCGAATGTTGAACATTAAAAACATAGGATTAGTTGAAAATATGTCCTATCTTGAATGTCCACATTGTGATGAAAGAATAAATCTCTTTGGTGAAAGTAAAGGTAAGGATTTTGCTGAAGCTATGGATGTTGATTATCTTGGAGATCTTCCATTTAGAACAAGTGTTTCTGAATCAGCAGATATTGAAGAAGTACCTATCGTTAAATCCAAACCTGAATCAGATGCAGCAAAAGGCTTTATGAAAATAGCCCAAGAAATCAAATCAAAATACATGAATAAAGATTAA
- the psmB gene encoding archaeal proteasome endopeptidase complex subunit beta has translation MNQTENMEGTTTVGFVCTDGVVLATETRATMGSLVANKNADKLFQIDDKIGATIAGTVSHAQSLMDILKAEISLYKLRNEKDMSIDALAVLTSNILKSRPYYVQTILAGVDKDGAKLYTLDPSGSYIPDTFTSTGSGSPYAFGVLEDRYNEDITTEEGKKIAIKAITSAMERDVYSGNNYRLGVITKDGMKIYTKEEIAQIKKQL, from the coding sequence ATGAATCAAACAGAAAATATGGAAGGAACAACAACAGTAGGCTTTGTATGTACAGATGGAGTTGTTTTAGCAACAGAAACCAGAGCAACAATGGGAAGTTTAGTTGCAAATAAAAATGCAGATAAATTATTCCAAATAGATGATAAAATAGGTGCAACAATTGCAGGAACAGTATCACATGCACAATCATTAATGGATATTCTTAAAGCAGAAATTTCATTATATAAATTAAGAAATGAAAAAGATATGTCCATTGATGCTTTAGCTGTTTTAACAAGTAACATACTTAAATCAAGACCATATTATGTTCAAACTATTCTTGCAGGTGTTGATAAAGATGGAGCTAAATTATACACATTAGACCCAAGTGGAAGTTACATTCCAGATACCTTCACATCAACAGGTTCTGGTTCTCCTTATGCATTTGGTGTATTGGAAGATAGGTATAATGAAGACATTACTACAGAAGAAGGTAAAAAAATTGCTATAAAAGCTATAACTTCTGCAATGGAACGTGATGTATATTCTGGAAATAACTACAGACTTGGAGTTATAACCAAAGATGGAATGAAAATATATACTAAAGAAGAAATTGCTCAAATTAAGAAACAACTTTAA
- the comB gene encoding 2-phosphosulfolactate phosphatase encodes MKINVSLYNSRTNDLAIVIDLLRASTTISVALNTFKRIVPINDIDEAIKLKEKHNAILAGEIKSSDFDVSNSPVQISNYAGDTLILKTTNGTKVLENIKQRNSEVNILVGASINAKTVAQKALDIADNEIELVMAGRHQRFTIEDCIGAGIIINEIVNIAKEKNIYLELSESAKASKIISNNSNIIKQLINTSHSADKLRYLGFGEDIEICSLINKIDTVPIYKNNYIVSLD; translated from the coding sequence ATGAAAATTAATGTAAGTTTATATAATTCACGAACCAATGATTTAGCTATAGTAATTGATTTATTAAGGGCAAGTACAACAATAAGTGTAGCATTAAATACTTTTAAAAGAATTGTTCCGATTAATGATATAGATGAAGCTATTAAATTAAAAGAAAAACATAATGCAATATTGGCAGGTGAAATTAAATCATCAGATTTTGATGTTTCAAATTCACCAGTTCAAATATCAAATTATGCTGGTGATACATTAATTTTGAAAACAACAAATGGTACAAAGGTATTAGAAAATATAAAACAAAGAAATTCAGAAGTAAATATATTGGTTGGAGCATCAATAAATGCAAAAACAGTAGCACAAAAGGCATTAGATATTGCAGATAATGAAATTGAATTAGTTATGGCAGGAAGACATCAAAGATTTACAATAGAGGATTGTATTGGTGCAGGAATAATTATTAATGAAATAGTAAACATAGCTAAAGAAAAAAATATATACTTAGAACTTTCAGAATCAGCAAAAGCATCAAAAATAATATCAAATAATTCTAATATAATAAAACAATTAATAAATACTTCACACAGTGCAGATAAATTACGTTATCTTGGATTTGGTGAAGATATTGAAATATGTAGTTTAATTAACAAGATAGATACAGTTCCAATCTATAAGAATAATTACATAGTCTCATTAGATTAA
- a CDS encoding TraB/GumN family protein: MDNEENNTESDRIFTKPPIIRFSHIQQNIQEETDETEIIQPISKSSLEIVATAHISDKSVESVRKTIYEKKPEIVAIELDLGRYQGLVDESRGIKREEKFDLKSLLKSSNLTVTIVSAFLSHMQKKMGEEVGVKPGSEMLEASKIAREVNADIALIDRNIQTTLKRTISGMSLKEKLSFVWDLIKSFIFSDDEDESFKEEVEQLKQEDTIKEVMDFFKEASPGGYNALVHERDAYMAHHLKSLEDKNVVAVVGAGHKNGITTYLNNPDTIPPIDSLTQIKESRFSIIQIILYLIPILFIVVFVGAYIQGLNIGEGIITYLIFAGGGALIGSLLSGSKIQSALVGMVVAPVTVIHPLLAAGWFSGLVEGKLRKVGFDDLAELADFESFKDLWHNKLFRVILVVLGTNIGCTIGFLITLNNVFVPYIHVIFGI; encoded by the coding sequence ATGGATAATGAAGAAAATAATACAGAATCAGATAGAATATTTACAAAACCACCAATTATTCGATTTTCACATATTCAACAGAATATTCAAGAAGAAACTGATGAAACAGAGATAATTCAACCAATAAGTAAATCTTCTCTAGAGATTGTAGCAACAGCACACATATCAGATAAAAGTGTAGAATCAGTACGAAAAACTATTTATGAGAAAAAACCAGAGATTGTAGCAATAGAGTTAGATTTAGGAAGATATCAAGGATTGGTAGATGAAAGTAGGGGAATTAAAAGAGAAGAAAAATTTGACTTAAAATCCCTACTCAAATCATCTAATCTTACAGTTACAATAGTAAGTGCATTCTTATCACACATGCAAAAGAAGATGGGGGAAGAAGTTGGAGTAAAACCAGGTTCAGAAATGTTAGAGGCATCAAAAATAGCACGAGAAGTTAATGCAGACATAGCTTTAATTGATAGAAACATACAAACAACACTTAAAAGAACAATTAGTGGAATGAGTCTTAAAGAGAAATTATCATTTGTATGGGATTTAATTAAGTCATTTATATTTTCAGATGATGAAGATGAATCATTTAAAGAGGAAGTTGAACAATTAAAACAAGAAGATACAATAAAAGAAGTTATGGACTTTTTCAAAGAAGCATCACCTGGTGGATACAATGCACTAGTTCATGAAAGAGATGCTTACATGGCACATCATCTTAAAAGCTTAGAAGATAAAAATGTAGTGGCAGTTGTAGGGGCAGGACATAAAAATGGAATTACAACATACCTCAACAATCCAGACACGATACCCCCCATTGATAGCCTTACTCAAATAAAAGAGTCAAGATTTTCAATAATTCAAATAATACTATATCTCATACCAATACTTTTTATTGTGGTATTTGTTGGAGCATATATTCAAGGATTAAATATTGGTGAAGGTATAATAACCTATCTTATATTTGCAGGGGGAGGAGCATTAATAGGTTCTCTATTATCTGGTTCTAAGATACAATCTGCATTAGTGGGAATGGTTGTAGCACCAGTTACTGTTATTCATCCATTATTAGCTGCTGGATGGTTTTCAGGACTTGTTGAAGGTAAATTACGTAAGGTAGGATTCGATGATTTAGCAGAATTAGCAGATTTTGAATCATTTAAAGATCTATGGCATAATAAATTATTTAGAGTAATTCTTGTAGTACTTGGAACGAATATTGGATGTACAATTGGTTTTTTAATAACATTAAACAATGTATTTGTTCCCTACATACATGTAATATTTGGAATATGA
- a CDS encoding methanogenesis marker 7 protein, whose amino-acid sequence MYETMTYTGGVHKHYEIEELIEDLGGFILQKNESQIDITLTIAVPSEDTDKIEAKAKELLGSVELSPLASTEIAVVSPTLARQHLPHAACDIAEYLRRYGTKTNMIGLARGAGKGIAQINKEEKDLIEEHDLAIFSLGSFDDCIRKKKFLFEDIDIPVIVTGSPEIVAEEINANAYVAGFGRIPRRLKRGENIRALKKLVKTSEDIISKQKEELSDDPLIISPVIVKITLERELPSIKDVNAPMAIVSQLDGVRVKLPYDEYYKEVANVVVEGYRLGDIAEIKKSKMYDHILVKILPETSIL is encoded by the coding sequence ATGTATGAAACAATGACATATACTGGTGGAGTTCATAAACATTATGAAATAGAAGAACTTATTGAAGATCTTGGTGGATTCATTCTTCAAAAAAATGAATCTCAAATCGATATAACATTAACTATTGCTGTTCCTTCAGAAGATACTGATAAAATAGAAGCTAAAGCAAAAGAATTACTTGGTTCTGTTGAATTATCTCCCCTTGCCAGTACAGAAATAGCTGTTGTATCCCCAACTCTTGCACGTCAACACTTACCCCATGCTGCTTGTGATATAGCAGAATATTTAAGAAGATATGGTACAAAAACCAACATGATAGGTCTTGCTCGTGGAGCTGGAAAGGGAATTGCACAGATAAATAAAGAAGAAAAGGATTTAATTGAAGAACATGACTTAGCAATATTTTCATTAGGAAGTTTTGATGATTGTATACGTAAAAAGAAATTCTTATTTGAGGATATTGATATTCCAGTTATTGTAACAGGTAGCCCTGAAATTGTTGCTGAAGAAATCAATGCTAATGCTTATGTTGCAGGATTTGGAAGAATTCCTCGTAGATTAAAACGTGGTGAAAATATTAGAGCACTTAAAAAATTAGTTAAAACTTCTGAAGATATTATTTCCAAACAAAAAGAAGAGTTAAGTGATGATCCTCTGATTATATCACCAGTTATTGTTAAAATTACATTAGAAAGAGAACTTCCTTCTATAAAAGATGTTAATGCCCCTATGGCCATTGTAAGTCAATTAGATGGTGTTCGTGTAAAATTACCTTATGATGAATATTACAAAGAAGTGGCTAATGTTGTAGTTGAAGGTTATAGATTAGGTGATATTGCTGAGATTAAAAAATCTAAAATGTACGATCATATTTTAGTAAAAATACTTCCAGAAACATCAATTTTATAA